One region of Pangasianodon hypophthalmus isolate fPanHyp1 chromosome 15, fPanHyp1.pri, whole genome shotgun sequence genomic DNA includes:
- the LOC113541539 gene encoding claudin-4-like, protein MVSQKLQILGLVLALIGFVGTIVICGLPAWKMSAFIGANIVTFQVYWEGLWMDCVVQTTGQMQCKVYDSLLILPIHLQAARALIVVAIVVGIFGIIVTIIGGKCTNFVQDESTKAKISITSGIIFIITGILILIPVCWTTNAVIREFYNPAITDGQKKELGPCLYIGFGCAALLIAGGALLCSSCPPNDDTLYHVKYSPAKSTVSSSKVYV, encoded by the coding sequence ATGGTATCCCAGAAACTTCAAATCCTGGGCCTTGTTCTGGCACTGATTGGCTTTGTGGGCACCATCGTCATCTGTGGTTTACCAGCATGGAAGATGTCGGCTTTCATCGGAGCCAACATTGTGACTTTCCAGGTCTACTGGGAAGGCTTATGGATGGATTGCGTGGTTCAAACCACAGGCCAGATGCAGTGTAAGGTCTATGATTCCCTCCTTATTCTTCCTATACATCTGCAGGCAGCTCGAGCCTTGATAGTCGTTGCCATAGTTGTTGGAATCTTTGGAATTATCGTCACCATCATCGGCGGCAAATGCACCAATTTTGTACAGGATGAGAGTACTAAGGCTAAGATCTCCATCACTAGTGggatcatcttcatcatcacagGGATTCTCATTCTTATTCCAGTGTGCTGGACCACAAATGCTGTTATCAGGGAGTTTTACAACCCTGCCATCACGGATGGCCAAAAGAAGGAACTGGGACCCTGCCTTTATATCGGCTTCGGATGTGCTGCACTTCTCATTGCTGGTGGAGCCCTCCTCTGTAGCTCATGTCCTCCAAATGATGACACTCTCTATCATGTGAAATACTCTCCGGCCAAATCTACAGTGAGCAGCAGCAAGGTTTATGTATAA
- the LOC113541795 gene encoding claudin-4, with protein MGQQLLAAFLAFLGFLGTILIAALPMWKMSAFVGANIVTTQIFWEGLWMTCVLQSTRHMQCKAYDSILALPQYLQATRALICISLAAGVVAIGLMVVGARCTNFFRDEWNRKARIGIVAGVVYIVAGILCLIAVSWSAHIIIQSFYNPQVISANKGELGACIYIGWVAGFLLVLGGGIFIGTYTNSC; from the coding sequence ATGGGACAGCAACTCTTGGCAGCCTTCCTGGCTTTCCTGGGCTTCCTGGGTACCATCCTGATAGCTGCTCTGCCCATGTGGAAGATGTCGGCCTTCGTGGGAGCCAACATTGTGACAACGCAgattttctgggaaggcttgtGGATGACCTGCGTGCTGCAGAGTACTAGACACATGCAGTGCAAGGCGTATGACTCTATTCTGGCTCTGCCTCAATACCTCCAGGCCACTCGGGCCTTGATCTGCATCTCCCTTGCTGCTGGGGTTGTCGCCATTGGCTTGATGGTTGTCGGGGCTAGATGTACCAACTTCTTCCGTGACGAGTGGAATAGGAAAGCCAGGATTGGTATAGTAGCTGGGGTGGTCTACATCGTCGCAGGGATTCTGTGTTTGATCGCTGTTAGCTGGTCAGCACATATCATCATCCAGAGCTTCTACAATCCTCAGGTCATCTCGGCGAACAAGGGAGAGTTGGGGGCCTGCATCTATATTGGATGGGTAGCTGGATTCCTCCTAGTTCTGGGTGGAGGAATATTCATCGGCACATACACCAACAGCTGCTGA
- the LOC113541786 gene encoding claudin-like protein ZF-A89, with protein sequence MAASGLQVLGLALAFLGLLGDIIICALPMWKVTAFIGQNIVTAQTFWEGLWMNCVMQSTGQMQCKVYDSMLALPRDLQAARALVVISILLTLFGLLLAVAGGKCTNCIEDEPTKARVSVAAGVFFLLGGVLCLIPVCWSAHTVIMDFYNPTLADAQKRELGASLFIGWGAAALLLLGGALFCCQCPKSEYRGYSAKYTAPRSHAHGGNYV encoded by the coding sequence ATGGCGGCTTCAGGGTTGCAGGTTCTGGGTTTGGCTCTGGCCTTCCTCGGCTTGCTCGGTGACATCATCATCTGCGCTCTGCCCATGTGGAAAGTGACGGCCTTCATCGGGCAGAACATCGTGACCGCGCAGACCTTCTGGGAGGGCCTGTGGATGAACTGTGTGATGCAGAGCACAGGACAGATGCAGTGTAAGGTCTATGACTCCATGTTGGCTCTGCCCCGGGACCTGCAGGCCGCGCGCGCTCTGGTCGTCATCTCCATCCTCCTGACGCTGTTCGGTCTCCTGCTCGCGGTCGCAGGGGGAAAGTGCACCAACTGCATCGAGGACGAGCCGACCAAGGCGCGGGTGTCCGTGGCGGCCGGCGTGTTCTTTCTGCTCGGGGGTGTTCTGTGCTTGATTCCTGTGTGCTGGTCGGCTCACACGGTCATCATGGACTTCTATAACCCTACACTTGCGGACGCACAGAAGCGCGAGCTCGGCGCGTCGCTGTTCATCGGCTGGGGCGCCGCCGCTTTGCTGCTGCTCGGAGGCGCGCTCTTCTGCTGCCAGTGTCCGAAGAGTGAATATCGGGGTTATTCAGCCAAATACACTGCGCCAAGGTCACATGCACATGGTGGCAACTACGTGTAG
- the LOC113541738 gene encoding claudin-4 isoform X2 — protein sequence MVSAGMQILGAALGVIGWIGVIVVCALPMWRVTAFIGSNIVTSQIQWEGIWMNCVVQSTGQMQCKVYDSMLALSSDLQAARALTVISIVVGIFGILLAMAGGKCTNCVEDEKSKAKVAVAAGVVFIISGILCLIPVCWTAQTVIRDFYNPLVTQAQKRELGASLFIGWGTSALLIIGGALLCSSCPRDDTGGYTAKYSAPSRSQVYDSLLALPQDLQAARAMVIISIIVGIFGVLMAVIGGKCTNCMEDESAKAKACIVSGVIFIIAAFLILIPVSWSAQTLIRDFYNPLVLEAQRRELGASLYIGWGSAALLLLGGGLLCWNCPPKENQPYTAAKFAPARSLSPGMNYV from the exons ATGGTGTCGGCTGGGATGCAGATTCTGGGCGCTGCCCTGGGCGTCATTGGCTGGATTGGCGTTATCGTGGTCTGCGCTCTCCCTATGTGGAGGGTTACGGCCTTCATTGGCAGCAACATTGTCACATCGCAGATCCAATGGGAAGGCATATGGATGAACTGTGTGGTTCAGAGCACAGGGCAGATGCAGTGCAAGGTGTACGACTCCATGCTGGCCCTGAGCTCAGATCTCCAAGCCGCGCGTGCTCTTACAGTCATCTCCATCGTGGTGGGCATCTTTGGCATCCTTCTGGCCATGGCTGGAGGAAAGTGCACCAACTGCGTGGAGGACGAGAAGTCCAAGGCAAAGGTTGCTGTGGCAGCGGGTGTGGTCTTCATAATTTCTGGGATACTGTGTCTGATCCCTGTGTGCTGGACTGCCCAAACCGTCATCAGGGACTTCTACAACCCACTGGTCACCCAGGCACAGAAGAGGGAGTTGGGCGCATCGCTGTTCATCGGCTGGGGAACTTCTGCTCTGCTGATCATCGGAGGAGCTCTGCTGTGCTCCAGCTGCCCACGTGATGACACTGGAGGATACACAGCCAAATACAGCGCTCCTTCTCGCTCCCAG GTCTACGACTCCCTGCTGGCCCTTCCTCAAGACCTTCAAGCGGCCCGAGCCATggtcatcatctccatcatagTGGGCATCTTCGGTGTGCTAATGGCTGTGATTGGAGGAAAGTGCACCAACTGCATGGAGGATGAATCAGCAAAAGCTAAAGCTTGCATAGTCTCGGGGGTGATCTTCATCATCGCCGCCTTCCTTATCCTCATACCTGTGAGCTGGTCCGCCCAGACCCTTATCAGGGACTTCTACAACCCCCTGGTGTTAGAAGCTCAGCGTCGAGAGTTAGGAGCTTCCCTGTATATTGGCTGGGGATCTGCGGCTCTCCTGCTGCTGGGGGGAGGGCTGCTTTGCTGGAATTGCCCCCCTAAGGAGAACCAGCCGTATACAGCAGCCAAGTTTGCCCCTGCTAGATCATTGTCCCCAGGGATGAATTATGTGTGA
- the LOC113541738 gene encoding claudin-4 isoform X1, with protein MVSAGMQILGAALGVIGWIGVIVVCALPMWRVTAFIGSNIVTSQIQWEGIWMNCVVQSTGQMQCKVYDSMLALSSDLQAARALTVISIVVGIFGILLAMAGGKCTNCVEDEKSKAKVAVAAGVVFIISGILCLIPVCWTAQTVIRDFYNPLVTQAQKRELSITMVSQGLQILGVMLSMTGWLGTIITCALPMWRVTAFIGANIVTAQVIWEGLWMNCVVQSTGQMQCKVYDSLLALPQDLQAARAMVIISIIVGIFGVLMAVIGGKCTNCMEDESAKAKACIVSGVIFIIAAFLILIPVSWSAQTLIRDFYNPLVLEAQRRELGASLYIGWGSAALLLLGGGLLCWNCPPKENQPYTAAKFAPARSLSPGMNYV; from the exons ATGGTGTCGGCTGGGATGCAGATTCTGGGCGCTGCCCTGGGCGTCATTGGCTGGATTGGCGTTATCGTGGTCTGCGCTCTCCCTATGTGGAGGGTTACGGCCTTCATTGGCAGCAACATTGTCACATCGCAGATCCAATGGGAAGGCATATGGATGAACTGTGTGGTTCAGAGCACAGGGCAGATGCAGTGCAAGGTGTACGACTCCATGCTGGCCCTGAGCTCAGATCTCCAAGCCGCGCGTGCTCTTACAGTCATCTCCATCGTGGTGGGCATCTTTGGCATCCTTCTGGCCATGGCTGGAGGAAAGTGCACCAACTGCGTGGAGGACGAGAAGTCCAAGGCAAAGGTTGCTGTGGCAGCGGGTGTGGTCTTCATAATTTCTGGGATACTGTGTCTGATCCCTGTGTGCTGGACTGCCCAAACCGTCATCAGGGACTTCTACAACCCACTGGTCACCCAGGCACAGAAGAGGGA ACTGTCAATAACAATGGTATCCCAAGGCCTCCAGATCCTAGGTGTTATGCTGTCTATGACAGGGTGGCTGGGGACAATCATCACCTGTGCGCTGCCTATGTGGAGAGTGACGGCTTTCATTGGAGCTAACATTGTCACAGCGCAAGTCATCTGGGAGGGTTTATGGATGAACTGTGTGGTTCAGAGTACTGGACAGATGCAGTGTAAGGTCTACGACTCCCTGCTGGCCCTTCCTCAAGACCTTCAAGCGGCCCGAGCCATggtcatcatctccatcatagTGGGCATCTTCGGTGTGCTAATGGCTGTGATTGGAGGAAAGTGCACCAACTGCATGGAGGATGAATCAGCAAAAGCTAAAGCTTGCATAGTCTCGGGGGTGATCTTCATCATCGCCGCCTTCCTTATCCTCATACCTGTGAGCTGGTCCGCCCAGACCCTTATCAGGGACTTCTACAACCCCCTGGTGTTAGAAGCTCAGCGTCGAGAGTTAGGAGCTTCCCTGTATATTGGCTGGGGATCTGCGGCTCTCCTGCTGCTGGGGGGAGGGCTGCTTTGCTGGAATTGCCCCCCTAAGGAGAACCAGCCGTATACAGCAGCCAAGTTTGCCCCTGCTAGATCATTGTCCCCAGGGATGAATTATGTGTGA